A window of Xenopus laevis strain J_2021 chromosome 1L, Xenopus_laevis_v10.1, whole genome shotgun sequence genomic DNA:
aaggctaaataattcaaaatccacaCATAATAGAATAAAATGACAACCAACTGCTaagttgtacatgatgttttgtgcatctgtaccagcccaaggcaaccacagccctttagcagtaaagatctgtgtctccaaagatgccccagtagctccccatcttcttttctgctgattcactgcacatgctctgtgctgctgtcacttactgagcttagggagccactcacaatatacagtacacatagaatagaaatgtcacaatataaggctgattagtaattaatacatggcacagaaaccagtgcaattagcatcagaattgaataatcagcaaacctgtaccatcagcttttttttattacaggggaacctcatttctAGCCATGTGTAGTATGGGGGTTCTTGTAGCAAGGACTTGGGGTGCTTTTTgttacaaatacatatacagcCTTCCTATCACTATGATCTTtcttccctatcaataacattggcattGCTTTTATTGCTGCATTTAGCTCCACCCCTCCTATTAATCCTGTCCTAGATGCACCAACACTAATTACTGCTGCcctgggttcaattccagccagggctcTATATTACTAAGTgcagggcaaagtgcaaaaaattggtgCAATCATCCACGGTTTGGTCTGCACATGGAAACATTGCCGTAGTTATATATTTGCCCCACAattgcagcactgtattcatgaggggcaggtggGGCAAGCAATGACCCCTCATTTATGAGACATGATAGTTAGGGAGCACCAGGGGGCAGACCTCAATGCCACTAGATGCAGAACAGACTTGACTGCAAGCTCTTGTGGTCCTTATACTCTTGCACTTGTGTTTGGGGTAAATGGCCCCTTGTATgttcctcccacaccccaaaatCATGCAGACAGCTTAACTAGACTTTGCTCATGTGATTCtgcaattagattgcaagctccactgatGCAGTGAGCTTTATCAATGAGAAACGGAGCAGCTctgtattagggctcttacacatgagcgttttgacctgcgcaacatgctgcatttttcctgcgttcggcgcctacacgcgcctgagtgagtacagccccatttcaaataatgacttgcgtctattcctgcgctcccctgcggctgaacgccaaaaaacggaacgcaggggagcgcaggtcagaacgctcatgtgtaagagccctaaaggataATCATTTCCAACACAAACCGGGAAAAGGCCCAAAATTCATCCTTATAAATTCCATCAAATGAAAATCAGATGTACCCCCCTGGCCACAGACGCTCCAAAATGTTTGCTTTGCCTGTTGGTATTCTGCCATTGGCTTAGGGTTACCACCTCACCCCTTTCAAACCAAatacatatggaatccacagcctgcatggctaattagctaattcatttagatgcatgctgcagactgaactgatttatgtgcagccatgcatctaaatgaattagctaattagccatgcaggctgtggattccatattgGCTGCTGTAGAGCTGAACACAGTCATGTGACACTGTATGTGAGAGCCAATTGGCTGCAGTAGTTAAACAGAACTTGAACATATTTTCCGGCTGCTTCATTTGTTAACTCTTTtccacttagtttggatcagacTGAAATTCCAGCACAAATAAATGTCTAAATGAATTTAGATGCATTCTTCATGGCTGAACAGAAAGCAGTGCAGACTGCAGTTATATAGTaacagtataatatatagacacagtatAACCCCCATATCATAGAACCTTCGCAGGGACAAGCTGGccagtatatatacagtgaataaagtaccccctattgtaaaatataaggatattataagtcaccgaggagtttcatgactatataaaaacacgagtgctttgatacaggtcatggaactctgaggttacttctaatatcctcatattttccaacaaacggtactttatttattataatacacaaattttagtgagtcatgtggcaaaaatgacatcactactcaccgtctataactgatgacgtcactactcaccgtttataaggatatcatttacaagatattcatggcttttgtgtattaaatacaggtatgggagctgttatccagaaggctctggacctggggttttccgtataacggatctttccgtaatttggatctccatagatCTTAAGTCTtctttaaaaaatcatataaacattaaataaagccaatagtctggttttgcttccaataaggattaattatattttagttgggattaagtacaaactactggaaatcctttttaaaaatttgagttatttgattatagtcTAATTTATATAGGAGATGctaattctgtaatttggaactttctgtataacgggtttccggataacggatcctatacctgtatctttcTTTTTCTCAGCATTACAGAGGTTTATGTGCCAGAGTTTATTTGTGTGATGAGCAGCCAAATTGTCTCTCCACTTTGCCTCCTGTATGTGCGGAGATTGACCCCTGGGCCCAATCAGATACCCCCCTTCCCAGCCTGGTagacagtggagcttacaatcagaTCAGTGGAGACTTCCCTGTGGCCTGGGTATCTGTGGAACACATTGCACAGCGACCTGGGGGGCTCGTATCCACTTGAAAGGCAAAATGTATTGACACCTACGGAAGGAAAACATTTATCGTGAGAAATAAATGTAGGAGGTGTATGAAGCCAAGCCAAGAGGTGTCAGCGTGTTCCTCACAGAAGATCAATCCAGTTGGATTGGGCAGAACAAGATGGTTTCGGTTTGGGGGGAGCAGGGAAAGGAGCTGGTGGGACACACATAAGGACAACTTAAGCCTCACACACCTTCTTTAGGCCATAGCAAAACATTCAAATCTGGTCACTCGGCTTGGGTTGGTTATTTTGGGTTATTAGACCTGGCGCTAAATCTCATTGGTCTCATTATACCAGGGACCTCTTTGCCTTTTAACGGGGTCTTTTAATATGtgatacaatggctaattcttttcaaatggtcttcattatttatttttccatctttcaaatggggggtccctggccccatctaaaaacaaatgctctgtaaggctactttgctactttttattactcctctttctattcaggcctctcctattcatattccagtctcttattcatatcaatgcatggttgctaggtaattaggaccctagcaagcagatggctgacattgcaaactggagagctgctaaattaaaaagctaaataactcaaaaattgtctccaaatatcattctgtacatcataataaaagttattttaaaggtgaacacctcCTTTAAATTCTGGGAGGCAGTTGAGAGGTTTTTGATAAACTTTCCACTTATCTTCCCATAATAAATCCCATTCGCATCAATGCCAAATAAGAAGCAGCCAATCACTGCTGATCTTTATATAAACCCTTCCCCTTCACCTGGTGCTTGAGCATTTGCCTGGGCTCAGTAAGAGCTCTTACGCAAGGGCGTTTTTTTCTgctctcccctgcgttgcactttcctccgttcagccgcagggcagcgcaggagtagacgcactcaattattgtcaatggggctgtactcacacagttgCATGTAAGCGTCAAATGCAGGtaggacgcagcatgttgcatttcacctgcgttcggcgcatgcgtctgtgtgagtacagcccccatcACAATaatcctgctctcccctgcggctgaatggaagaaagcgcaacgcaggagagcgcaggaaaaaaaagtgtaagagcccttactcgaCCAAGGGTGCAAAGTGGAAGAAACAGGCAATCTTTGCACCcactttttgcattttgcccCTTGCATATGAATCATAAATAGGGCAGGCAGCCTGTAAGTAATTGCCCCATTCTGGCTAAATAAGGTGTCTAATTCATGTGCGGCTTCTCAGTAGACGGGAATGAACACAAATGGTGCATTTAATGAGAATTctgatacttaaaggggtggtttgcctttacgttaactattagtatgttacagaatggctaattctaagcaactttccaattggttttaaatttttttatagtttttgaattatttgccttctgcttctgactcttttcagctttcaaaggggggttgctgaccccatttataaaacaaatgctctgtaaggctacaaatgtattgttattgttactttttattactgctctttctattcaggcctctcctattcatattccagtctcttattcaaatcagtgcatggttgctagggttattaagaccctagcaacctgcttgctgcaaactggagagctgctgaataaaaagctaattaagtaaaataaaaacacaaaatactctctacttcatactaaagttaatttaaaggggaataaacCCGTTAACAGATTATTTTAAGTGTTATTAACCCCAGAAAGGGAACTTGCTCTAAGTGGTTTCAGATTTATAAAGGGGTGCTAAATATTCTACCCCTAAAAATACTGAGCTGGTTGAAATACATAACTGGTTATTGAGCTTCTGGGTGCCCTAAGGCCAGGCTTCATGATGTGAGTTATAATTGCACTGTCGCCAGATTAAGgaaacagaatatttatttgGCTCCGCTCCAGACCCGGCCCAGGTATTGGGACAGACTATGAACTTGCTGCTCAGGAAAATCAGATATAAAATGCTGCACAAAGATTTATGTGAATTCTTCCACTTTGTTACCTTTTTATGGCACATTTAACACTTGCTGAAGATAACAGCTTTGTACATGGGGAGGGGTCTACAGGGAAGGGAGGAGTCGAGGGCTCTACGGGGAGTATAGGGGCGGGGCTTGGAGAGAAATCATTGGGGAGGTTAGTGTTGCCTTTAAATGCTCTCCTTTATTGCAGGTACAGGGAACATCGTTGCAGATTGCTGCCTTAGAACCAGTGACAAGCGAATTCCCTTGGGGGCTGTCAGAGCCTATCAGATCCAGAGCCAGAATAATGGGTGCCCCAAAAACGCCGTGGTGTAAGTGAGAACCCCAGTCCTTCATCAATCCTTGacagtttgttcacctttaaattaactttcagtctGGAATAGACATTGATGTCttgagaacatttgcaattgttttgttttttttttggtttctcagTTATTTAGTTCAGCAGCTCAGTTTGGAATtgcagcagctatttggttgctagggttttgtttaccttagcaaccaggcagtggattTTAGGATGGACTGGGATATGAACAGGAGTGGGGCTGAATGAAAAGACAAAGAATAAAACGTAACAATAATAATACGTGTGTAGCCTCCCAGAGCGATAGGTTTGTGTCTGCcagggtcagggacccccatctgacagctggaaagggtagaagaggaaggaaaataactcaaaaactgtaaaaaaaaaaaatttgatgaagATCAACTGTAAGGTTGTTAGGAATAGGACATTATATTAcctactaaaggttaacttaaaggtgaaccactcatttaaaatgtattttcttctagAATTGTATccagcatatacagtaaatatccaTATAATCAGTATAAATCTCACCAATTTCCTTAACCTGACTGcctttacagtaaagaaccccttcctatgctgatggtgagatctcctttcctccccaccaatgaatcactcattccccctctcttggtagggaatcccataacctgactgtccttacagtaaagaacccctccctatgctgatggtgagatctcctttcctccccaccaatgaatcacttattcctctctcttggtagggaatcccataacctgactgtcctttaagtaaagaagcccttcctatgctgatggtgagatctcctttcctcccaccaataaatcccataacctgactacCCTATAGTGATCtttccctcttatatatttacataaagttatacatacatccCATCTAACCCCAGTTTGAAAAGTCTTCATTGTAAGTGAGATCATCCATTCCCCTTTCTAATTACTTGTCTATACAGAATTATTCCCACCTTTCCATCTaaccccattttttttatatttgctaaCCTTCAGTTGGCTTTTGTGGCCTCTGCTTGGCACTGAGCTCTACAATCATGTTTATAGTCTACTATTGGCCCTAACTTGTTTCCCGGTTGTAGTAATAAGTGTTGCCTTTTATTTCCATCTCGTTCTCTTTGTTTCTCCAGGTTCATTACTAAAACCAACAAGCAGCTGTGTTCCACCCAAGGGCTGAAGTGGGTTAATAAGCTGATGCAGAAGTTGGACAAACTGGGGAAGAAATCAGGAAAAAAGAAGAACACGGCAAGAGGAGCAGGAGAGAGAAGAAACAGAGGGGACCCTCCAACTCATGGATAATGGTAGGATTAGGAATGTGCAGTCTGAGATCAATAGGGACAATAGCAGGAGGCTTATCTCACTTGTAATCGTTTAGGATAAAGTCTGGACAGGGCTGCGGCTGTTGCTCCCCACTTTGTGCCTGTGAATGAGGGTTGGGGAGCAGGAGGGTGACACCCAGTGCTGTGTTCATGGGTGCAATGCAGATCTCTGGGCATTTTTTAGTGCACCCTGCACTTCCTGAGTCACCCGTCACCCATAAACTTGACAGGGCCTGATCCTGGGTGGCTTAGCAAGTCTCAACCCATCATCTAAGGGGCTAAAGTAGAATAAATCCTGTTGGCTTTGGTGAGCGGCGGCTGATGTTTCTCTGCACATTCCTCTCCCGTTTCTCCCAGTGCCGGCTGATTTATGGGTTCCTAGAGATGGATGTCAGACATTCGCTTAGCAAATTGTTGCTTTAATGCCTCCATCTGTCATAGATTCCCCTCCTACATTGTATTTGGGGTTTGGGAACATCTGCTGACAATATGTTCTCTTTCTGCTGCAGAAGATGAGGATGGACCAGCCGTGTGTCTGACTTGTGGGTGCTCTGAAGTCTCTGCATTGAAAGATCCAACCATGGGTCCAAGTCAACTTCCTTCACTTCTCTATATGCTCTAATTATAGGGGCGCCATCACCCCCTCGCCTACTATCaaatctttgttatttttttcttgttctgtTCCTGTTGGGCTTCATATATTTGGGTCTACAAACTCAACAGCCTGACCCTTGGTATACGGGATTTAATCCTCCGTATATACATCCTGAGCTGAGGCTTATGTTGATAGGGGATGCTTAGTTTATATATCCATGTATAGATAACTGCGGCTTTGTATAGTTGGATTATTACATAAAGGCACAAACTTCCACAGAATCCCCCTGTGAACGTACGAGGGTAGAGATTATTATAGCAATGGAGCATTCATTTGCTGTAGGTTTGCATTTATTATAGGTGGGGCgccatattggtttttttttgatgGAAGAGCCTTTAGTACCTGATTGCAAAAACACAATGACAATGTTTATTAGGGATGTTCTGCTGATGTCTATGGAGCACACctaagcaacatggcagctccagcTGTGAATAAACTCCAATAAGTCTTGAGCGCTTATATACCTGCGCTCTCCAGACCTGCGGGTGCAAATGAAGCCCTAGAACTACAAAATCCATGGCTCCCTTTACATGTGACTCCAATAAAGTTGGGTTAGTTATAGAGTGTCAGGGGTGCTGGAACACCCATATTGCAACTGAGCGTAATTTACCCAACGGGTGCAACCACTAAAGTGTTAGGTGCAAGTGGCTCTAGACGTGTTGTGGTCCTCTTGTTTCCACTTTGAAAATGAATAATTGCCTTTAATTCCTGATTCCCTGGTGAAATGTGACAATTTGGGACCTGTCAATGGGCATTCGATCTACGTTGCTATTTCCCTGTGCAGCATATAAGCTTCTCTGTGTTTTCTTCTACCTTCGCTCCATTTGCATTTGCTCCATTCCCTGTTATTTGCTTATTCTCATAGCACCAAAGTTTGGCTGAAATGTCATCAAAGGGGcagttcatctttgagttaacttttagtaggtcaTAAAATGGCAGATTATAAGAAATTCATTTactcttatttttttatactttttgaattattagacACCGTCTTTTGACTTtattccatctttcaaatgaggggtcactgaccccatctaaaaacaaaggctctgtaaggctacagatgtaggggcagatttat
This region includes:
- the LOC108718818 gene encoding C-C motif chemokine 19; amino-acid sequence: MRPIWTLLPLAVLVVLLCDTVYMQGTGNIVADCCLRTSDKRIPLGAVRAYQIQSQNNGCPKNAVVFITKTNKQLCSTQGLKWVNKLMQKLDKLGKKSGKKKNTARGAGERRNRGDPPTHG